A genomic window from Micromonospora ferruginea includes:
- the deoC gene encoding deoxyribose-phosphate aldolase — MTATATSARSDLSELGRSETALRTFLHGLPGVDQVGAEQRAAQLGTRSIKTTAKAEAIDLAIRMVDLTTLEGADTPGKVRALAAKALRPDPADPSCPHVGAVCVYPAMVPYVAEVLRGSGVHLASVATSFPSGQAPLEIKLADVRAAVEAGADEIDMVINRGAFLAGRYQEVHDEIVATKEACGDAHLKVILETGELATYDNVRRASWLAMMAGGDFIKTSTGKVPVAATLPVTLVMLEAVRDFRAATGRQVGVKPAGGIKNTKDAIKYLVMVNETVGADWLDPDWFRFGASSLLNDLLMQRTKLTTGVYAGPDYFTLD, encoded by the coding sequence ATGACGGCGACAGCGACGTCGGCCCGGTCGGACCTCTCCGAGCTGGGACGATCCGAGACCGCTCTGCGGACCTTCCTGCACGGCCTGCCGGGCGTGGACCAGGTCGGCGCGGAGCAGCGGGCGGCCCAACTCGGCACCCGCTCCATCAAGACCACGGCCAAGGCCGAGGCGATCGACCTGGCCATCCGGATGGTCGACCTGACCACCCTGGAGGGGGCCGACACCCCGGGCAAGGTGCGGGCGCTGGCGGCCAAGGCGCTGCGGCCCGACCCGGCGGACCCGTCCTGCCCGCACGTCGGCGCGGTCTGCGTCTACCCGGCGATGGTCCCGTACGTGGCCGAGGTGCTGCGCGGCAGCGGCGTGCACCTGGCCAGCGTGGCGACCTCGTTCCCGTCCGGGCAGGCCCCGTTGGAGATCAAGCTCGCCGACGTCCGGGCGGCCGTCGAGGCCGGCGCGGACGAGATCGACATGGTGATCAACCGGGGCGCGTTCCTGGCCGGTCGCTACCAGGAGGTCCACGACGAGATCGTGGCCACCAAGGAAGCCTGCGGGGACGCCCACCTCAAGGTGATCCTGGAGACCGGGGAGCTGGCCACCTACGACAACGTGCGGCGCGCCTCCTGGCTCGCCATGATGGCCGGCGGCGACTTCATCAAGACCTCCACCGGCAAGGTCCCGGTCGCGGCCACGCTCCCGGTGACCCTGGTGATGCTGGAGGCGGTCCGCGACTTCCGCGCCGCCACCGGGCGTCAGGTCGGCGTGAAGCCGGCCGGCGGCATCAAGAACACCAAGGACGCGATCAAGTACCTGGTCATGGTCAACGAGACGGTCGGCGCCGACTGGCTCGACCCGGACTGGTTCCGGTTCGGCGCGTCGAGCCTGCTCAACGACCTGCTCATGCAGCGCACCAAGCTGACGACCGGCGTCTACGCCGGCCCCGACTACTTCACCCTGGACTGA
- a CDS encoding aldehyde dehydrogenase family protein has translation MFEYAPAPESRSVVDIRPSYGLFVDGKFVDPSDGGSFKSVNPASEEVLAEIAEAGREDVDRAVRAARKAYEKVWGPMSGRDRAKYLFRIARIIQERSRELAVLESLDNGKPIRESRDVDLPLVAAHFFYYAGWADKLEHSGFGPDPRPLGVAAQVIPWNFPLLMLAWKIAPALAAGNTVVLKPAETTPLTALLFAEICQQADLPAGVVNIVTGAGDTGRALVEHPGVDKVAFTGSTEVGRAIARAVAGTRKKLTLELGGKAANIVFDDAPVDQAVEGIVNGIFFNQGHVCCAGSRLLVQESVADEVLESLKRRMARLRVGDPLDKNTDVGAINSAEQLARIRELSEVGAAEGAQRWSPPCELPDRGFWFAPTIFTGVTQAHRIAREEIFGPVLSVLTFRTPAEAVEKANNTPYGLSAGIWTDKGSRILWMADRLRAGVVWANTFNKFDPTSPFGGYKESGYGREGGRHGLEGYLNV, from the coding sequence ATGTTCGAATACGCACCCGCCCCCGAGTCGCGCTCGGTGGTCGACATCCGGCCCTCGTACGGGCTCTTCGTCGACGGAAAGTTCGTCGACCCGTCCGACGGCGGCAGCTTCAAGTCGGTCAACCCGGCCTCCGAGGAGGTCCTGGCGGAGATCGCCGAGGCCGGCCGCGAGGACGTGGACCGCGCGGTCCGCGCCGCGCGCAAGGCGTACGAGAAGGTGTGGGGTCCGATGTCGGGCCGGGACCGGGCGAAGTACCTGTTCCGGATCGCCCGGATCATCCAGGAGCGCTCGCGCGAGCTGGCGGTGCTGGAGTCGCTGGACAACGGCAAGCCGATCCGCGAGTCCCGCGACGTCGACCTGCCGCTGGTCGCCGCGCACTTCTTCTACTACGCCGGCTGGGCCGACAAGCTGGAGCACAGCGGCTTCGGCCCCGATCCCCGGCCGCTCGGTGTGGCCGCGCAGGTCATCCCGTGGAACTTCCCGCTGCTCATGCTGGCCTGGAAGATCGCCCCGGCGCTCGCCGCCGGCAACACGGTGGTGCTGAAGCCGGCCGAGACCACCCCGCTGACCGCGCTGCTCTTCGCCGAGATCTGCCAGCAGGCCGACCTGCCGGCCGGCGTGGTCAACATCGTCACCGGTGCCGGTGACACCGGCCGGGCGCTGGTCGAGCACCCGGGCGTGGACAAGGTCGCGTTCACCGGCTCCACCGAGGTCGGCCGGGCCATCGCGCGCGCCGTGGCCGGCACCCGCAAGAAGCTGACCCTGGAGCTGGGCGGCAAGGCCGCCAACATCGTCTTCGACGACGCCCCGGTCGACCAGGCGGTCGAGGGGATCGTCAACGGCATCTTCTTCAACCAGGGGCACGTCTGCTGCGCCGGCTCCCGCCTGCTGGTGCAGGAGTCGGTCGCCGACGAGGTGCTGGAGTCGCTCAAGCGCCGGATGGCCCGCCTGCGGGTCGGTGACCCGCTGGACAAGAACACCGACGTCGGCGCGATCAACTCGGCCGAGCAGCTCGCCCGCATCCGCGAGCTGTCCGAGGTCGGCGCCGCCGAGGGCGCGCAGCGCTGGTCGCCGCCGTGCGAGCTGCCCGACCGCGGCTTCTGGTTCGCGCCGACCATCTTCACCGGGGTCACCCAGGCGCACCGGATCGCCCGCGAGGAGATCTTCGGCCCGGTGCTGTCCGTGCTGACCTTCCGCACCCCGGCGGAGGCGGTCGAGAAGGCCAACAACACGCCGTACGGGCTGTCGGCCGGGATCTGGACCGACAAGGGTTCCCGGATCCTGTGGATGGCCGACCGGCTGCGCGCCGGCGTGGTCTGGGCCAACACGTTCAACAAGTTCGACCCGACGTCGCCGTTCGGCGGCTACAAGGAGTCGGGCTACGGTCGCGAGGGCGGCCGGCACGGGCTGGAGGGGTACCTCAATGTCTGA
- a CDS encoding aldehyde dehydrogenase family protein, with amino-acid sequence MSERVAVRKTYKLFIGGKFPRSESGRSYLVQDSNVSLASRKDARDAVVAARAAVKGWAGATAYNRGQILYRVAEMLEGRREQFVALGVPADEVDAAIDRWVWYAGWADKLPQVYGGANPVAGPYFNLSAPEPTGVVAVVAPETPALLGLVSVIAPAIVSGNTVVVAASPAAPLAAVTLAEVLATSDLPGGVVNILTGKITETAPTLAAHMDVNAVDLTGVTDAELAVELEVKAAENLKRVLRPAPADHDWHVDPGLTRMTTLLETKTVWHPKGV; translated from the coding sequence ATGTCTGAGCGGGTCGCGGTACGCAAGACGTACAAGCTCTTCATCGGCGGGAAGTTCCCGCGCAGCGAGTCGGGACGGTCGTATCTCGTGCAGGACTCCAACGTGTCGCTGGCCTCCCGCAAGGACGCGCGGGACGCGGTCGTCGCGGCCCGGGCCGCGGTGAAGGGCTGGGCCGGGGCGACCGCCTACAACCGCGGCCAGATCCTCTACCGGGTGGCCGAGATGCTGGAGGGCCGGCGCGAGCAGTTCGTGGCGCTCGGCGTGCCGGCCGACGAGGTGGACGCGGCGATCGACCGCTGGGTCTGGTACGCCGGCTGGGCCGACAAGCTGCCGCAGGTCTACGGCGGCGCGAACCCGGTGGCCGGCCCGTACTTCAACCTGTCGGCGCCGGAGCCGACCGGCGTGGTGGCCGTGGTGGCGCCCGAGACGCCGGCGCTGCTCGGGCTGGTCAGCGTGATCGCCCCGGCGATCGTCAGCGGCAACACCGTGGTGGTGGCCGCCTCCCCGGCGGCGCCGCTGGCGGCGGTGACGCTGGCCGAGGTGCTGGCCACTTCCGACCTGCCGGGCGGGGTGGTCAACATCCTCACCGGGAAGATCACCGAGACCGCGCCGACGCTGGCCGCGCACATGGACGTCAACGCCGTCGACCTGACCGGCGTGACCGACGCCGAGCTGGCGGTGGAGCTGGAGGTCAAGGCCGCGGAGAACCTCAAGCGGGTGCTCCGGCCGGCCCCGGCCGATCACGACTGGCACGTCGATCCGGGCCTGACCCGGATGACCACGCTGCTGGAGACCAAGACGGTCTGGCACCCCAAGGGCGTCTGA
- a CDS encoding BlaI/MecI/CopY family transcriptional regulator yields MTRLGDLERAVMDVLWDSVPATSDGVTVREVADALDGRELAYTTVMTVLDRLAGKGMVQREREGRAWRYRPAATREAHIAQLMLDALDLGGSRDAALVRFARSVTGTEAEVLRAALGAEAAGTAPNAGLTDRVEDPRRSAGSALDEATDR; encoded by the coding sequence GTGACTCGGCTGGGGGACCTTGAGCGTGCGGTGATGGACGTGCTGTGGGACTCGGTGCCCGCCACGTCCGACGGTGTGACCGTGCGCGAGGTCGCCGACGCCCTGGACGGGCGTGAGCTGGCCTACACCACGGTCATGACGGTGCTCGACCGGCTCGCCGGCAAGGGCATGGTGCAGCGCGAGCGGGAGGGGCGGGCCTGGCGTTACCGGCCCGCCGCCACCCGCGAGGCGCACATCGCCCAGCTCATGCTCGACGCGCTCGACCTCGGCGGCAGCCGGGACGCCGCGCTGGTGCGCTTCGCCCGCTCGGTGACCGGCACCGAGGCGGAGGTGCTGCGCGCGGCGCTCGGCGCCGAGGCCGCCGGAACAGCCCCGAACGCCGGGCTGACCGACCGGGTCGAGGACCCGCGGCGGTCCGCCGGGTCGGCGCTCGACGAGGCGACGGACCGGTAG
- a CDS encoding M56 family metallopeptidase, with amino-acid sequence MAYAVHFAATILACWLTAQVLAAARWTWRAPRVAIVCWQAVGLALGLSAMGLPMAVGLAAYDRPTGGALLALADDLAHGTLPPGVGAAHLGLVGVGFGIGAVLLTTTVRAVHGAVRAQRQHRELLSLVARRDPTVPGALVLDHPSAAAYCLPGVRPRVVVSAGTVDLLDPAELAAVLTHERAHAQERHDLVLLPFTALCRALPWFRWVRDAHARVALLVEMRADDKARELHADEPLAGALRRFAAAGHRVTPAGTLGIGDRDLDVRVQRLLVADRPPRVLGATALAVAGTLVALPISLFLS; translated from the coding sequence GTGGCGTACGCCGTGCACTTCGCCGCGACCATCCTGGCCTGCTGGCTGACCGCGCAGGTCCTCGCCGCCGCGCGGTGGACGTGGCGCGCGCCCCGGGTGGCGATCGTCTGCTGGCAGGCGGTCGGGTTGGCGCTCGGTCTCTCCGCGATGGGCCTGCCGATGGCGGTGGGTCTCGCCGCCTACGACCGGCCGACCGGGGGCGCGTTGCTGGCGCTCGCCGACGACCTGGCCCACGGCACGCTGCCGCCCGGGGTGGGCGCGGCGCACCTGGGCCTGGTCGGGGTGGGCTTCGGCATCGGCGCGGTGCTGCTCACCACGACCGTGCGCGCGGTGCACGGCGCGGTCCGCGCCCAGCGCCAGCACCGGGAGTTGCTCAGCCTGGTCGCCCGGCGCGACCCGACGGTGCCCGGCGCGCTGGTGCTCGACCATCCGAGCGCGGCGGCGTACTGCCTGCCCGGGGTGCGGCCCCGGGTGGTGGTGAGCGCCGGCACGGTCGACCTGCTCGACCCGGCGGAGCTGGCGGCGGTGCTGACCCACGAGCGGGCGCACGCCCAGGAGCGGCACGATCTGGTGCTGCTGCCGTTCACCGCGCTGTGCCGGGCGCTGCCGTGGTTCCGCTGGGTGCGCGACGCGCACGCGCGGGTGGCGCTGCTGGTCGAGATGCGCGCCGACGACAAGGCCCGGGAGCTGCACGCGGACGAGCCGCTGGCCGGCGCGCTGCGCCGGTTCGCCGCCGCCGGGCACCGGGTGACGCCGGCCGGCACGCTCGGCATCGGCGACCGGGATCTCGACGTACGCGTGCAGCGCCTGCTGGTCGCGGACCGCCCGCCCCGGGTGCTGGGGGCGACCGCGCTGGCGGTGGCCGGCACGCTCGTCGCGCTGCCGATCTCGTTGTTCCTGAGCTGA
- a CDS encoding cytochrome ubiquinol oxidase subunit I has translation MDPLLLARLQFATTTSLHFLFVVVTLGLVTLLVGLQTAGYLTGKPVYERLTRFWGQLYVINYVLGIATGIVMEFQFGLNWSGLSRYVGNVFGAPLAIETLVAFFLESTFLGMWIFGWHRLRRGLHLALLWGVAITAYASAFWIMVANAWLQHPVGYEVRDGVAHLTDFGALLTNPTFGFAFGHVVSASLVTGGLLMAAVSAWHLLRGTPDFALFRTSLRLGLVTAALAVSALQGFGFAQFGPVGQLQPTKFGGGPDRDAVVADWTARFGPGDWDPPVLSSVGLGFMILIGFALGCVWLLLPLLWRDWIIRLRFPLWLVLLGLPLPFVAVLLGWIAREVGRQPWVAYGLLPTAQAVSPVPAGLMLASLIGFSLLLGALTVTNWVLLARHAARGARDPLLGRPPAPEPDDHHQPVFA, from the coding sequence GTGGATCCCCTGCTCCTCGCCCGCCTCCAGTTCGCCACCACCACCTCGCTGCACTTCCTCTTCGTGGTGGTCACGCTCGGCCTGGTCACCCTGCTGGTCGGGCTCCAGACCGCCGGCTACCTCACCGGCAAGCCGGTGTACGAGCGGCTGACCCGCTTCTGGGGCCAGCTCTACGTGATCAACTACGTGCTCGGCATCGCCACCGGGATCGTGATGGAGTTCCAGTTCGGGCTGAACTGGAGCGGCCTCTCGCGCTACGTGGGCAACGTGTTCGGGGCGCCACTGGCCATCGAGACGCTCGTGGCGTTCTTCCTGGAGTCCACGTTCCTCGGCATGTGGATCTTCGGCTGGCACCGGCTGCGGCGCGGCCTGCACCTGGCGCTGCTCTGGGGCGTCGCGATCACCGCGTACGCCTCGGCGTTCTGGATCATGGTGGCGAACGCCTGGCTCCAGCACCCGGTCGGCTACGAGGTGCGCGACGGCGTCGCCCACCTCACCGACTTCGGTGCGCTGCTCACCAACCCCACGTTCGGCTTCGCGTTCGGGCACGTGGTCTCCGCGAGCCTGGTCACCGGCGGCCTGCTGATGGCCGCGGTCAGCGCCTGGCACCTGCTACGCGGCACCCCCGACTTCGCGCTGTTCCGCACCTCGCTGCGGCTCGGGCTGGTCACCGCGGCGCTCGCGGTCAGCGCGTTGCAGGGCTTCGGCTTCGCCCAGTTCGGCCCGGTCGGGCAGCTCCAGCCCACCAAGTTCGGCGGCGGCCCGGACCGGGACGCGGTGGTGGCCGACTGGACCGCCCGGTTCGGCCCCGGCGACTGGGATCCGCCGGTGCTGTCCAGCGTCGGTCTCGGCTTCATGATCCTGATCGGCTTCGCGCTGGGCTGCGTCTGGCTCCTGCTGCCGCTGCTCTGGCGCGACTGGATCATCCGGCTGCGGTTCCCGCTCTGGCTGGTCCTGCTCGGCCTGCCGCTGCCGTTCGTGGCGGTGCTGCTCGGCTGGATCGCCCGGGAGGTGGGCCGCCAGCCCTGGGTGGCGTACGGGCTGCTGCCCACCGCGCAGGCCGTCTCCCCGGTCCCGGCCGGGCTGATGCTCGCCTCGCTGATCGGGTTCAGCCTGCTGCTCGGCGCGCTCACCGTCACCAACTGGGTGCTGCTGGCCCGGCACGCCGCCCGGGGCGCGCGCGACCCGCTGCTCGGCCGGCCGCCCGCGCCCGAGCCCGACGACCACCACCAGCCCGTGTTCGCCTGA
- a CDS encoding cytochrome d ubiquinol oxidase subunit II, which translates to MELAWYALLGLFFATYLVLGGYDYGVGLLLARRAGTGPGDALARRVALTAVGPFFLGNEVWLVAAVGILFGAFPTLEGELLSGFYPVVLGALAGVVLVTAGVQLRGRAGGEAARAGWDRLVVVGSVLAALGWGALLGGLLQGVPLTADGHVAGVGHVVTPFVAAAGLTLVALVALHGATFLTLRLPAADAPALARLARGLVPAALTAIGTATVLGLLSDRVRAAVARPAVAVLLPVALVAALLVARAALRRGRAGVAFAATATALALPAPLVGAALWPRILISTTDPATSLTVAEAAASRPTLALLGWLVLPLVPALLGFQAMCWWVFRGRIDGRAPVYW; encoded by the coding sequence ATGGAACTCGCCTGGTACGCCCTGCTCGGCCTCTTCTTCGCCACCTACCTGGTGCTCGGCGGCTACGACTACGGCGTCGGCCTGCTGCTGGCCCGGCGCGCCGGCACCGGACCGGGCGACGCGCTCGCCCGCCGGGTCGCGCTCACCGCCGTCGGCCCGTTCTTCCTCGGCAACGAGGTCTGGCTGGTGGCCGCGGTCGGCATCCTGTTCGGCGCCTTCCCCACGCTGGAGGGGGAACTGCTCTCCGGTTTCTACCCGGTGGTGCTCGGCGCGCTGGCCGGGGTGGTGCTGGTCACCGCCGGGGTGCAGTTGCGCGGCCGGGCCGGCGGCGAGGCGGCCCGGGCCGGCTGGGACCGGCTCGTGGTGGTCGGCAGCGTGCTCGCCGCGCTGGGCTGGGGCGCGCTGCTCGGCGGCCTGCTCCAGGGCGTGCCGCTCACCGCCGACGGGCACGTGGCCGGCGTCGGTCACGTGGTCACCCCGTTCGTGGCCGCCGCCGGGCTGACCCTGGTCGCGCTGGTCGCGCTGCACGGTGCGACCTTCCTCACGCTCCGGCTGCCGGCCGCCGACGCGCCGGCGCTCGCCAGGCTGGCCCGCGGCCTGGTGCCCGCCGCGCTCACCGCGATCGGCACGGCCACCGTCCTGGGCCTGCTCTCCGACCGGGTACGCGCCGCCGTGGCGCGACCGGCGGTCGCCGTACTCCTGCCGGTGGCGCTGGTGGCGGCGCTGCTGGTGGCCCGTGCGGCGCTGCGCCGGGGCCGGGCCGGGGTGGCCTTCGCCGCCACCGCGACGGCGCTGGCGCTGCCCGCGCCGCTGGTCGGGGCCGCGCTCTGGCCCCGGATCCTGATCTCCACCACCGACCCGGCGACGTCGCTCACCGTCGCCGAGGCGGCCGCCAGCCGCCCGACGCTGGCGCTGCTGGGCTGGCTCGTGCTGCCGCTCGTGCCGGCCCTACTAGGCTTTCAGGCGATGTGCTGGTGGGTGTTCCGGGGACGGATCGACGGCAGGGCACCGGTGTACTGGTGA